A genomic segment from Bacteroidota bacterium encodes:
- a CDS encoding GNAT family N-acetyltransferase, with translation MEELKIKKLSVENIADEHICCAFSDKKCIEGYEAKKVWLKNQFNDGYVFKKLNVRGKVFIEYVPAEKAWLPIVAPDYMLINCFWVSGKYKGQGHAKELFQECVEDSKNMNGIVAVAGTKKQPFLSEKKFFQKQGFELCDKAEPYFELWYKPNQKNATVPKFKDCAKKAECDIKEGLSVYYTNACPFTEYYVNVELKEIAKKRGIKLKIVKLKTREQAQNHFVPHSIYSVFNNGKFVTQHILNEKYFEKFVK, from the coding sequence ATGGAAGAATTAAAAATTAAAAAACTAAGTGTCGAGAATATTGCTGATGAGCATATTTGCTGTGCTTTTTCCGATAAAAAATGTATAGAAGGCTATGAGGCAAAAAAAGTTTGGCTGAAAAATCAGTTTAACGATGGCTATGTTTTTAAAAAGCTGAATGTCAGAGGGAAAGTTTTTATAGAATATGTGCCGGCAGAAAAAGCCTGGTTGCCAATAGTTGCTCCAGATTATATGCTCATAAATTGTTTTTGGGTTTCGGGAAAGTATAAAGGGCAAGGACACGCAAAAGAACTTTTTCAGGAATGTGTTGAGGATTCAAAAAATATGAATGGAATTGTTGCTGTGGCAGGAACTAAAAAGCAGCCTTTTTTGTCGGAGAAAAAATTCTTTCAAAAACAAGGATTTGAACTTTGCGACAAGGCTGAACCTTACTTCGAACTTTGGTATAAGCCAAACCAAAAAAATGCTACTGTTCCAAAATTCAAAGATTGTGCAAAAAAGGCAGAATGCGATATCAAAGAGGGGCTAAGTGTTTATTATACAAATGCTTGTCCGTTCACTGAATATTATGTGAATGTTGAATTAAAAGAAATTGCAAAAAAAAGAGGTATTAAACTCAAAATTGTAAAACTTAAAACAAGAGAACAAGCTCAAAACCATTTTGTTCCACATTCAATATATAGTGTTTTCAATAATGGAAAATTTGTAACACAGCATATTTTAAATGAGAAGTATTTTGAGAAGTTTGTCAAGTGA